A section of the Hemibagrus wyckioides isolate EC202008001 linkage group LG04, SWU_Hwy_1.0, whole genome shotgun sequence genome encodes:
- the nutf2 gene encoding nuclear transport factor 2, giving the protein MGDKPIWEQIGSSFVQHYYQLFDTDRTQLGSIYIDASCLTWEGQQFQGKAAIVEKLSSLPFTKIAHSITAQDHQPTPDSCILSMVVGQLKADDDPIMGFHQSFILKNINDAWVCTNDMFRLAIHNFG; this is encoded by the exons ATGGGAGACAAGCCGATCTGGGAACAAATAGGATCCAGCTTTGTTCAACATTACTATCAACTGTTTGACACAGACAGAACTCAGCTTGGATCAATATAT ATTGATGCGTCATGCCTTACGTGGGAAGGGCAGCAATTCCAGGGAAAAGCAGCGATTGTCGAGAAACTCTCT AGCCTGCCCTTCACAAAAATAGCCCACAGCATAACAGCACAAGATCACCAGCCCACTCCTGATAGCTGCATATTGAGTATGGTAGTAGGACAACTAAAA GCAGATGATGATCCCATCATGGGGTTCCATCAGAGCTTCATCCTGAAGAACATTAATGATGCGTGGGTGTGCACCAACGACATGTTCCGCCTAGCAATCCACAATTTTGGCTAA